The Rhizobium favelukesii genome segment CAGCGCCGCCTGTCAGGAGAGCATGAGGAATTGTGTGGCAGTGCCTGATCTGGCTTGAATGGGCTATGGGGGTGGCGATGATTTTCGCGGAGGCCCATGGTTTTGAAATCAACAACCAAGAGACGGTCTCCCACGATCCTGCAATTCCGGATCTTTCTGAAAGACGTCAGCCCCATGGTCTGGCGGCGGGTTCAGGTGCCCTCGACCATGACGCTACGCGAGTTTCACGGTGTGCTTCAGGTCGTGATGGGCTGGGAGAGCATTCACCTTTATCAGTTTGTCATTCGTACGGTGCGTTACGGCTCCTGGGAAACGGCCGCTAACTCTCCGAAGGTTGCGCTTGACGATCTGAAACTGGGCAAAGGTAGCCGTTTTCTGTATGAGTACGACCTCAACATCCCATGGGAGCACGAAATCCGACTGGAAGAGCGCGGGAGCGTCAAGCCGGAAACTCGCTATCCGAATTGCCCCGGAGGGGACGGCAATTGCCCGCAGGAGGATTGCGGTGGCCCGGAGGGCTGGATGTGGCGACAGGACAACGCCTTCGGGTACGAAATGGTCGAAGATGGTGGAGACGCAGGTCGATGTGTGGCTCCGGCAGTACCGTAAGGGTGATGGGCGTGCCTTGCGGCACAAGGGATACTACCCTGTCACATTCCACACACTGTTCGGCGATGTTCGCCTGAAGAGCCCGCGATACTGCCTGCCGCGCAGGGAGGGAAGCAACGGCCCGGTGACAGTATCGCCTCTGAGCAACTGATCCCCGATCATGTCGCGCCCGAGCGTCTTTATCTCGAAACGCGCTGGGCCTCGCTGGTGCCCTACGCAGCGGCAGCAGAGTTGTTGGCGGATGTGCTGCCGATCGACTGCGGATCCAACGCAACGACGGTGCGGCAACATGCGCTGCGAACGGCAAGCCGGATCGAGCAGGAACTGACGGAAGAACGGGTTTCCTTCATGCAGGATTCCTGTCCACGCGACTGGA includes the following:
- a CDS encoding plasmid pRiA4b ORF-3 family protein — encoded protein: MVWRRVQVPSTMTLREFHGVLQVVMGWESIHLYQFVIRTVRYGSWETAANSPKVALDDLKLGKGSRFLYEYDLNIPWEHEIRLEERGSVKPETRYPNCPGGDGNCPQEDCGGPEGWMWRQDNAFGYEMVEDGGDAGRCVAPAVP